The Microbacterium paraoxydans genome includes a window with the following:
- a CDS encoding YdeI/OmpD-associated family protein: protein MGALDDGERVTAADAAAWRAWLEANHERTAGVWLLSVRGRSATGVGYEDAVRQALCFGWIDGPVRTFDDETGGQWFSPRRPGSGWAATNKARIAELEAAGLLAPAGIRALETAKANDSWTVLDGPEAGIEPPELAAALDAVPAARASWDAFPKSVKKFGLTHIAMAKRPETKAARIAKIVADAAEGKRP, encoded by the coding sequence GTGGGCGCCCTCGACGACGGCGAGCGGGTCACGGCGGCGGACGCCGCGGCCTGGCGCGCCTGGCTCGAGGCGAACCACGAACGCACGGCCGGGGTGTGGCTGCTGAGCGTGCGCGGGCGATCCGCCACCGGCGTCGGCTACGAGGACGCCGTCCGGCAGGCGCTGTGCTTCGGGTGGATCGACGGCCCGGTGCGCACGTTCGACGACGAGACCGGTGGCCAGTGGTTCTCCCCTCGGCGCCCGGGGAGCGGCTGGGCGGCGACGAACAAGGCCCGTATCGCGGAGCTGGAGGCCGCGGGGCTCCTCGCCCCGGCCGGCATCCGTGCGCTGGAGACGGCGAAGGCGAACGACTCCTGGACCGTGCTCGACGGCCCCGAGGCCGGCATCGAGCCTCCGGAGCTCGCGGCCGCCCTCGACGCGGTGCCCGCGGCGAGGGCGAGCTGGGATGCGTTCCCGAAGTCGGTGAAGAAGTTCGGCCTCACGCACATCGCGATGGCCAAGCGGCCGGAGACCAAGGCCGCGCGCATCGCGAAGATCGTGGCGGATGCCGCGGAGGGGAAGCGTCCATGA
- a CDS encoding serine hydrolase domain-containing protein — MSAAEAIAAVLAGPTAPRGAVAGVATRMGRDTAAGGLADLAGTPVTTDTAFDLASVTKVAATTTAILRLVSRGDLRFDDPVDRFVPGTACAPGTTVRHLLLHRAGLWEWQPLYLDGTNDGAAAADTLPLRYGVDEGRRYSDLGFLILGRIIAAATGLPLDAAVRELVTGPLGLTRTGYGPVSGRVASSAGNGDAAERRMVATGTPYPILTSRRHFPWREGEITGVANDGNCFHALHGVSGHAGLFGTVDELLTLGVALAAPESHPELWDPALVAELFRDGPDPGQALGWRSDTVTADGRPTRVLWHPGYTGCALGVVPATGTAVVLLANRLFADEIAPTETLWRAALPALLDPEGTSTP; from the coding sequence ATGAGCGCCGCCGAGGCGATCGCCGCAGTCCTCGCCGGGCCGACCGCGCCGCGCGGAGCCGTCGCCGGTGTCGCCACCCGCATGGGCCGGGACACGGCCGCCGGCGGCCTCGCCGATCTCGCGGGGACGCCGGTCACGACGGACACGGCGTTCGACCTCGCCTCGGTCACCAAGGTCGCCGCCACCACCACCGCGATCCTCCGGCTGGTCTCCCGGGGCGACCTCCGGTTCGACGATCCGGTGGACCGCTTCGTCCCCGGAACCGCCTGCGCCCCCGGGACGACCGTGCGGCACCTGCTCCTGCACCGGGCGGGGCTCTGGGAGTGGCAGCCGCTCTACCTCGACGGTACGAACGACGGCGCGGCCGCCGCCGACACTCTCCCGCTCCGCTACGGCGTGGACGAAGGACGGCGCTATTCCGACCTGGGTTTCCTGATCCTCGGACGGATCATCGCCGCCGCGACCGGCCTCCCCCTCGACGCCGCCGTGCGCGAGCTCGTGACCGGGCCCCTCGGTCTCACGCGCACGGGCTACGGGCCCGTCTCCGGTCGGGTCGCGTCATCCGCGGGCAACGGGGATGCCGCCGAGCGACGCATGGTCGCCACCGGCACGCCCTACCCGATCCTCACCTCTCGCCGGCACTTCCCCTGGCGTGAGGGGGAGATCACCGGGGTCGCCAACGACGGCAACTGCTTCCACGCCCTGCACGGCGTCTCCGGGCACGCCGGCCTGTTCGGCACGGTCGACGAGCTGCTGACCCTCGGCGTCGCGCTCGCCGCCCCCGAGTCGCACCCCGAGCTGTGGGATCCGGCGCTCGTGGCCGAGCTGTTCCGCGACGGCCCCGACCCCGGGCAGGCCCTCGGCTGGCGCAGCGACACCGTGACGGCGGACGGGCGCCCGACCCGGGTGCTCTGGCATCCCGGCTACACCGGATGCGCGCTGGGCGTGGTCCCCGCCACCGGAACCGCCGTCGTCCTCCTCGCGAACCGGCTGTTCGCCGACGAGATCGCCCCCACCGAGACCCTGTGGCGCGCAGCGCTGCCCGCACTCCTGGACCCCGAAGGAACGAGTACCCCATGA
- a CDS encoding enolase C-terminal domain-like protein, whose translation MTVVERMRVLRVPSPLARPFVTAVRRTDHLDVVLVEVTDADGRRGYGEAATSWRVTGESPESVTAVVAGPFADAVLGRSVDDPGLPDALAAAAWGNAAARSAVACGVADLAAQHRDEPLAQTLAPHADAPARIRTDMTLSVAEPAALAATAVEHAAAGFRCLKIKASREHDTVAGLLAVCSAVGADITLRVDANQAWDAETAIRVIRAAEDAGLGLELVEQPVAARDLDALAVVTAAVDTPIMADESVRTARDVRDIAVRGAAGLVNVKLAKTGGLREALACVQAARSAGLGVIIGCMMESHVGVAAAAHLAAAVAPDVVHDLDAASWLRRSPVTGGLTADAGRLTLAAAAGLGITGITPDAEVLLDRSRTGALV comes from the coding sequence GTGACCGTCGTCGAGCGGATGCGCGTGCTGCGGGTGCCTTCGCCCCTGGCGCGTCCCTTCGTCACGGCCGTCCGTCGCACGGACCACCTCGATGTCGTGCTCGTGGAGGTGACCGACGCCGACGGCCGCCGCGGATACGGGGAGGCCGCGACGAGCTGGCGCGTCACGGGGGAGAGCCCGGAGAGCGTGACGGCCGTGGTCGCCGGTCCCTTCGCCGACGCCGTGCTCGGGCGCTCCGTCGACGACCCCGGGCTGCCGGACGCCCTCGCCGCGGCGGCCTGGGGCAACGCCGCTGCCCGCAGTGCGGTGGCCTGCGGGGTCGCCGACCTCGCCGCGCAGCACCGGGACGAGCCGCTCGCGCAGACGCTCGCCCCGCACGCAGACGCGCCCGCGCGCATCCGTACCGACATGACGCTGTCGGTGGCGGAGCCGGCCGCACTGGCCGCGACCGCGGTCGAGCATGCGGCGGCGGGATTCCGCTGCCTCAAGATCAAGGCGTCCCGCGAACACGACACGGTCGCGGGTCTCCTAGCCGTCTGCTCCGCCGTCGGTGCCGACATCACCCTGCGCGTGGACGCGAACCAGGCGTGGGACGCCGAGACCGCGATCCGCGTCATCCGGGCGGCGGAGGACGCCGGTCTCGGACTCGAACTCGTCGAGCAGCCCGTCGCCGCGCGCGACCTCGATGCGCTGGCCGTGGTGACCGCCGCCGTCGACACGCCGATCATGGCGGACGAGTCGGTCCGCACCGCGCGGGACGTCCGGGACATCGCCGTGCGCGGAGCCGCCGGGCTCGTGAACGTCAAGCTCGCCAAGACCGGCGGGCTCCGCGAGGCGCTCGCGTGCGTGCAGGCCGCCCGCTCCGCCGGACTCGGCGTCATCATCGGCTGCATGATGGAGTCGCACGTCGGGGTGGCCGCCGCGGCGCACCTCGCCGCCGCGGTCGCTCCGGACGTCGTGCACGACCTCGACGCGGCATCGTGGTTGCGCCGGTCGCCGGTGACCGGAGGGCTGACCGCCGACGCGGGGCGGCTCACCCTCGCCGCGGCGGCGGGACTGGGGATCACCGGGATCACCCCCGATGCCGAGGTGCTGCTCGACCGCTCCCGGACCGGAGCTCTCGTATGA
- a CDS encoding anhydro-N-acetylmuramic acid kinase — MRVLGLISGTSHDGIDAAVVDFATNGGFTAHGVDLRGTVLASTSVPYDPELRARLIAALPPAQTTLAEVAELDTLIGQAFADVAAEVAAEVGGVDAVCSHGQTVYHWVDGAHALGTLQIGQPAWIAEKTGVPVVSDIRIRDITAGGHGAPLVSFLDELLLRGRAGVSAALNLGGISNMTVVRPDGLVAYDIGPANALVDAVIVAHDLNPLGYDDDAAIARTGRVDQALLDAMLADPYYALTPPKSTGKEHFHLAYVQEHLAAQGREIAVADVVRTLTELTVRTVARDVEAAGIGFLAVSGGGCRNPLILDGLRTALPQTEVVLADELGAPADSKEAILLALIGWSTLHGVPAIVPGGTGAREPRILGTITPGAGPLQMPEQVAAIDSLALTEAAGS; from the coding sequence ATGCGCGTCCTGGGACTGATCTCCGGCACCTCGCACGACGGGATCGACGCCGCCGTCGTCGACTTCGCCACCAACGGGGGGTTCACGGCGCACGGCGTCGACCTCCGGGGCACGGTGCTCGCCTCCACCAGCGTCCCCTACGATCCCGAGCTGCGGGCACGCCTCATCGCCGCGCTCCCTCCGGCGCAGACCACCCTGGCCGAGGTGGCCGAGCTCGATACCCTCATCGGGCAGGCGTTCGCCGACGTCGCAGCCGAGGTCGCGGCCGAGGTCGGCGGCGTCGACGCGGTGTGCTCGCACGGCCAGACCGTCTACCACTGGGTCGACGGCGCCCACGCCCTCGGCACCCTCCAGATCGGGCAGCCCGCCTGGATCGCCGAGAAGACCGGTGTGCCCGTCGTCTCCGACATCCGTATCCGCGACATCACCGCGGGCGGCCACGGCGCTCCGCTCGTGTCGTTCCTCGACGAGCTGCTGCTCCGTGGCCGCGCCGGCGTCTCGGCGGCGCTCAACCTCGGCGGCATCTCCAACATGACCGTCGTCCGCCCGGACGGCCTCGTCGCCTACGACATCGGCCCCGCGAACGCCCTGGTCGACGCGGTCATCGTTGCGCACGACCTCAACCCGCTCGGCTATGACGACGATGCGGCGATCGCCCGGACGGGACGGGTCGACCAGGCGCTGCTGGACGCCATGCTCGCGGACCCGTACTACGCCCTCACCCCGCCGAAGAGCACGGGCAAGGAGCACTTCCACCTCGCCTACGTGCAGGAGCACCTCGCGGCGCAGGGACGTGAGATCGCGGTCGCCGACGTCGTGCGCACGCTCACCGAGCTCACGGTCCGCACGGTCGCCCGCGACGTCGAGGCCGCCGGGATCGGCTTCCTCGCGGTGTCCGGCGGCGGCTGCCGCAACCCGCTGATCCTGGACGGGCTGCGGACCGCGCTGCCGCAGACCGAGGTCGTCCTGGCCGACGAGCTCGGCGCCCCCGCCGACAGCAAGGAGGCCATCCTCCTCGCGCTCATCGGCTGGTCGACCCTGCACGGCGTCCCCGCCATCGTCCCCGGCGGGACCGGGGCGCGCGAGCCGCGCATCCTCGGCACGATCACGCCCGGCGCCGGTCCGCTGCAGATGCCAGAGCAGGTCGCGGCCATCGACTCCCTCGCCCTCACGGAGGCGGCGGGATCGTGA
- the murQ gene encoding N-acetylmuramic acid 6-phosphate etherase, whose translation MIAEDLGALATEASDPRYARLDQMSVAELAQTMNEADATVPAAVQRALPQIVPAIEQTAARMAQGGRLVYVGAGTPGRIGVLDASECPPTFSTPPELVFAIMAGGPGAIVNPVEGAEDDAEAGAAAIDAAGIGPLDTVIGIASSGRTPYVVAAVRRARERGALSVGLSCNTGTALSAVAEHGIEVEVGPEVLAGSTRLKSGTAQKLVLNMFSTIAMVRNGKAYGNLMVDVKATNHKLRERAIRMVRTIADVDRDTAAAALESAGWDVKLATIMIRRGEDLAAATDRLAAADGRLRTALEEN comes from the coding sequence ATGATCGCGGAAGACCTCGGCGCTCTCGCCACTGAGGCGAGCGACCCCCGGTACGCCCGCCTCGATCAGATGAGCGTGGCCGAGCTCGCGCAGACCATGAACGAGGCCGACGCCACCGTGCCCGCGGCCGTGCAGCGCGCTCTCCCGCAGATCGTCCCGGCGATCGAGCAGACGGCCGCACGCATGGCGCAGGGCGGACGCCTGGTGTACGTCGGCGCGGGCACCCCCGGACGCATCGGCGTGCTCGACGCCTCCGAGTGCCCTCCCACGTTCAGCACCCCGCCGGAGCTGGTGTTCGCGATCATGGCCGGCGGTCCCGGCGCGATCGTGAACCCCGTCGAAGGCGCGGAGGACGACGCGGAGGCGGGTGCCGCGGCCATCGACGCCGCAGGCATCGGCCCGCTCGACACCGTGATCGGCATCGCCTCCAGCGGCCGCACGCCGTACGTGGTCGCCGCCGTCCGACGGGCGCGGGAGCGCGGGGCGCTCAGCGTCGGCCTGTCCTGCAACACCGGCACCGCGCTGAGCGCGGTCGCCGAGCACGGCATCGAGGTCGAGGTCGGCCCCGAGGTTCTCGCCGGCTCCACGCGCCTCAAGTCCGGCACGGCGCAGAAGCTCGTCCTGAACATGTTCTCGACCATCGCGATGGTCCGGAACGGCAAGGCCTACGGCAACCTGATGGTCGACGTGAAGGCCACGAACCACAAGCTCCGCGAGCGCGCGATCCGCATGGTGCGGACGATCGCCGACGTCGATCGCGACACGGCGGCGGCCGCGCTGGAGAGCGCAGGGTGGGACGTGAAACTCGCCACGATCATGATCCGCCGCGGGGAGGACCTCGCCGCGGCCACCGACCGACTCGCGGCGGCCGACGGCCGTCTGCGTACCGCACTGGAGGAGAACTGA
- a CDS encoding ABC transporter permease, whose product MTDISQTPALAPGGGRTMERVRLLLRSRSGLAGLIIVVLLAVLSLVSAFGLLPFDPLAQDPPSRLQPPSAVHWFGTDQFGRDVFSRVAAGVANSALISVVAVAFATVVGTVCGLIAGFYRGFSDGAITAVTNVLFAFPPLLLALSLASVFDRNWFTIAVAIAIVYVPIFIRVTRGPVLSLREVEYVKAAKSTGQSRMATMFRHVLPNITSIIIVQVTLSLSWAVLTEASLSFLGLGTPPPAPSLGSMIFEARTLVTIAPWTMIAPGVIVVLLVVGLNLLGDGLRDSLDPRNRGKR is encoded by the coding sequence ATGACCGACATCTCTCAGACCCCGGCCCTCGCTCCCGGCGGCGGGCGCACCATGGAGCGCGTGCGTCTTCTGCTGCGCAGCCGCAGTGGTCTCGCCGGCCTCATCATCGTCGTGCTGCTCGCGGTGCTGAGCCTCGTCTCGGCGTTCGGCCTGCTGCCGTTCGACCCGCTCGCGCAGGACCCGCCGTCCCGGCTGCAGCCGCCGTCCGCGGTGCACTGGTTCGGCACCGACCAGTTCGGCCGCGACGTGTTCTCGCGGGTGGCAGCCGGTGTCGCCAACTCGGCGCTCATCTCCGTGGTCGCCGTGGCGTTCGCGACCGTGGTCGGCACGGTCTGCGGACTCATCGCCGGTTTCTACCGCGGCTTCTCCGACGGTGCGATCACGGCGGTCACCAACGTGCTGTTCGCGTTCCCGCCGCTGCTGCTCGCCCTGTCGCTCGCCTCGGTGTTCGACCGCAACTGGTTCACGATCGCCGTGGCCATCGCGATCGTCTACGTGCCGATCTTCATCCGCGTGACCCGCGGCCCCGTGCTGTCGCTGCGCGAGGTGGAGTACGTCAAGGCGGCCAAGAGCACGGGGCAGAGCCGCATGGCGACCATGTTCCGCCACGTCCTGCCGAACATCACCTCGATCATCATCGTGCAGGTCACGCTCTCCCTCTCGTGGGCGGTGCTCACGGAGGCGTCGCTGAGCTTCCTCGGACTCGGGACTCCGCCGCCCGCGCCCTCGCTCGGCTCCATGATCTTCGAGGCGCGGACCCTCGTGACCATCGCCCCGTGGACGATGATCGCCCCCGGCGTGATCGTCGTGCTCCTCGTCGTCGGCCTGAACCTGCTGGGCGACGGGCTGCGCGACAGCCTCGACCCGCGGAACCGGGGCAAGCGATGA
- a CDS encoding ABC transporter permease, with product MFRQLLRNSVLRRILAALGTLFGVAVFVFLMLRAIPGDQISSGLGTEAAALTPAQRAALEAYYGLDQPLVVQFFSWLGNIFTGNLGFSSRAQTSVLELTAAALPVTFELAIFSIVIALAIGIPLGMLSASKPDSFRDGVGQVVGLAGLSIPAFLLGTALLAILAQSLGFNPNGQGYARLFDDPALNLQQMLLPSIVLGFGIAAPIMRTTRTAVLEIRANDFIRTAKAKGVPPRRLQVRHVLGNALVPIVTMTGLQFGYLLGGAVVVEQIFSLPGIGRQVLLGIQQKEYALVQSTVLVIALAFVIVNLLTDLLYRVIDPRVRAA from the coding sequence ATGTTCAGACAGCTCCTCCGCAACAGCGTGCTGCGACGCATCCTCGCAGCCCTCGGCACCCTCTTCGGCGTCGCCGTCTTCGTCTTCCTGATGCTGCGCGCCATCCCCGGCGACCAGATCAGCTCCGGCCTCGGCACCGAGGCGGCCGCGCTCACTCCGGCGCAGCGTGCCGCGCTCGAGGCGTACTACGGTCTCGACCAGCCGCTCGTCGTGCAGTTCTTCTCCTGGCTCGGCAACATCTTCACCGGCAACCTCGGCTTCTCCTCTCGGGCGCAGACCAGCGTGCTCGAGCTCACCGCCGCCGCGCTGCCGGTCACCTTCGAGCTCGCGATCTTCTCGATCGTCATCGCGCTCGCCATCGGCATCCCGCTCGGCATGCTCTCCGCCTCGAAGCCCGACTCGTTCCGTGACGGCGTCGGTCAGGTCGTCGGCCTCGCCGGCCTCTCGATCCCCGCGTTCCTGCTCGGAACGGCGCTGCTGGCGATCCTCGCGCAGTCCCTCGGCTTCAACCCGAACGGCCAGGGCTACGCGCGGCTCTTCGACGACCCCGCTCTGAACCTCCAGCAGATGCTCCTGCCGTCGATCGTGCTCGGCTTCGGCATCGCCGCGCCGATCATGCGCACCACGCGCACCGCGGTCCTGGAGATCCGTGCCAACGACTTCATCCGCACCGCGAAGGCCAAGGGCGTGCCGCCCCGCCGCCTCCAGGTGCGCCATGTGCTGGGCAACGCGCTGGTCCCCATCGTCACCATGACCGGTCTGCAGTTCGGCTACCTGCTGGGCGGTGCGGTCGTGGTGGAGCAGATCTTCTCGCTCCCCGGCATCGGCCGCCAGGTGCTGCTCGGCATCCAGCAGAAGGAGTACGCGCTCGTGCAGAGCACCGTCCTGGTGATCGCGCTCGCCTTCGTCATCGTCAACCTGCTCACCGACCTGCTCTACCGGGTCATCGATCCCCGGGTGCGTGCCGCATGA
- a CDS encoding ABC transporter substrate-binding protein has product MSTARWASLGALTATGLAAALVITGCSAPASNPSDTGSGSAGGDLVIGVTSDPDTLFPWKATQFQAVNVLQNLYGTLTEFDEELNVVPGLAESWDVSEDGLTVTLHLREGVTFADGSAFDSADVKYSLDAIADEATAAVAASSLASVAAVEATDESTVTLTLSAPDAALPANLAVINMAMLSSDDTEEALNTTPNGTGPFVLEDRKASQSLTLAKNEDYWGDTALLDTVEFRVIPDESSIVSAMQSGNVQLAVFDDPLVAQTAEGANVEVATTPQLSYHALQLNAQRGDLADVNVRLAMQCAIDRQEVLDTAALGEGEVTGPITSPAFKSDPDARPCPERDLDKAAEYLKKAGKEDGVTVKTIVSQGEYATSVNEAQNLKAQLADANITLDLEVLESGAFVDRWIAADFDAAVALNGGRPDPDGMYGRYFTSTGNLNQVAGYSSPELDALFAEGRETADPEKRKDIYAQVSENLEDNAAWIWLFTSYTYTATASTVDGFTPMANGSLQYLRTTSIQ; this is encoded by the coding sequence ATGAGCACAGCACGGTGGGCGTCTCTCGGCGCCCTCACCGCCACGGGCCTCGCCGCGGCGCTCGTCATCACCGGGTGTTCCGCACCGGCGTCGAACCCGTCCGACACCGGATCCGGATCCGCCGGCGGCGACCTGGTCATCGGCGTCACGAGCGATCCCGACACCCTCTTCCCGTGGAAGGCCACCCAGTTCCAGGCGGTCAACGTCCTGCAGAACCTGTACGGCACGCTGACCGAGTTCGACGAGGAGCTCAACGTCGTCCCCGGTCTCGCCGAGTCCTGGGACGTCTCCGAAGACGGCCTCACGGTCACCCTCCACCTCCGCGAGGGCGTCACGTTCGCGGACGGCAGCGCCTTCGACTCCGCCGACGTGAAGTACTCGCTGGACGCGATCGCCGATGAGGCGACCGCTGCCGTGGCCGCGAGCTCCCTCGCCTCGGTCGCCGCCGTCGAGGCCACCGACGAGAGCACCGTCACCCTCACCCTCAGTGCCCCCGATGCCGCGCTGCCCGCGAACCTCGCCGTCATCAACATGGCGATGCTCTCGTCGGACGACACCGAAGAGGCGCTCAACACCACCCCGAACGGCACCGGCCCGTTCGTGCTGGAGGACCGGAAGGCGAGCCAGTCGCTCACCCTCGCCAAGAACGAGGACTACTGGGGCGACACCGCGCTGCTCGACACCGTCGAGTTCCGCGTGATCCCCGACGAGTCGTCCATCGTCTCGGCGATGCAGTCCGGCAACGTGCAGCTGGCCGTGTTCGACGACCCGCTCGTCGCGCAGACGGCCGAGGGCGCGAACGTCGAGGTCGCCACCACCCCGCAGCTCAGCTACCACGCCCTGCAGCTGAACGCGCAGCGCGGCGACCTCGCCGACGTGAACGTCCGCCTCGCGATGCAGTGCGCGATCGACCGTCAGGAGGTGCTCGACACCGCCGCGCTCGGCGAGGGCGAGGTCACCGGTCCGATCACCTCTCCCGCGTTCAAGTCCGACCCCGACGCGCGCCCGTGCCCCGAGCGTGACCTCGACAAGGCGGCCGAGTACCTGAAGAAGGCCGGCAAGGAGGACGGCGTCACCGTCAAGACGATCGTGTCCCAGGGCGAGTACGCCACCTCCGTCAACGAGGCGCAGAACCTCAAGGCGCAGCTCGCCGACGCGAACATCACGCTCGACCTCGAGGTGCTCGAGTCCGGCGCGTTCGTGGACCGCTGGATCGCGGCCGACTTCGACGCCGCGGTCGCCCTCAACGGCGGACGCCCGGACCCGGACGGCATGTACGGCCGTTACTTCACCAGCACTGGCAACCTGAACCAGGTCGCGGGGTACTCGTCGCCCGAGCTCGACGCGCTCTTCGCCGAGGGACGCGAGACGGCTGACCCGGAGAAGCGCAAGGACATCTACGCGCAGGTCTCCGAGAACCTCGAGGACAACGCCGCCTGGATCTGGCTGTTCACCAGCTACACCTACACCGCGACGGCCTCGACCGTCGACGGCTTCACCCCGATGGCGAACGGCTCGCTGCAGTACCTGCGGACCACCTCCATCCAGTAG
- a CDS encoding MurR/RpiR family transcriptional regulator has product MPHDAARDDAGTHLVLVRMRALRPELRPSEQRIADLFLADPAGTAGLSVAELAHRCDTSTTSVVRFCKRLGYEHVRELRNHVLREVERETFDTAALPAVSGDIDRNDTLADIVAKVSLAETLSLADTAKVLDTDALRATVEAITSSTRVDIFGVGASSIVGLDLQRKLTRIGRTALEWSDPHAAWTSAATLGPGNVAIAVSHTGATTDTIEFLLLARQAGATTIAITNHAGSPLAGRADIVLTTAARETGFRSGALGSRIAQLMVVDCIFIGVAQSNYDRSMEALRDTFAAVHHVRAGGA; this is encoded by the coding sequence ATGCCCCACGATGCCGCTCGCGACGACGCCGGCACCCATCTCGTGCTCGTGCGGATGCGCGCCCTGCGCCCAGAACTCCGTCCGAGCGAGCAGCGCATCGCCGACCTGTTCCTCGCCGACCCCGCCGGAACCGCCGGGCTCTCCGTCGCCGAGCTCGCGCACCGCTGCGACACCTCGACCACGTCCGTCGTGCGGTTCTGCAAGCGTCTCGGGTACGAGCATGTGCGCGAGCTGCGCAACCATGTGCTGCGGGAGGTCGAACGCGAGACCTTCGACACCGCCGCGCTCCCCGCCGTGTCCGGCGACATCGACCGCAACGACACCCTCGCCGACATCGTCGCGAAGGTGTCGCTCGCCGAGACGCTCTCCCTCGCCGACACCGCCAAGGTGCTCGACACCGACGCGCTCCGCGCCACGGTCGAGGCGATCACCTCCTCCACCCGGGTGGACATCTTCGGCGTGGGGGCGAGCTCCATCGTCGGGCTCGACCTCCAGCGCAAGCTCACCCGGATCGGGCGGACGGCGTTGGAGTGGTCCGACCCGCACGCCGCCTGGACCTCGGCCGCCACCCTCGGGCCGGGGAACGTCGCGATCGCCGTCTCGCACACGGGAGCCACGACCGACACCATCGAGTTCCTCCTGCTCGCCCGGCAGGCGGGCGCCACGACCATCGCCATCACCAACCACGCCGGCTCCCCGCTCGCCGGTCGGGCCGACATCGTGCTGACCACCGCCGCGCGCGAGACGGGCTTCCGCTCCGGGGCCCTGGGCAGCCGGATCGCCCAGCTCATGGTCGTCGACTGCATCTTCATCGGGGTCGCGCAGTCCAACTACGACCGCTCGATGGAGGCCCTCCGCGACACCTTCGCCGCCGTGCATCACGTGCGCGCGGGCGGTGCCTGA
- a CDS encoding MFS transporter gives MSASRLRVGLFTAFGGLGVTAAFVPAVLPSAEHATDADLSAAVPVLFAGLLVGVLLSGPLLVRRPPRTTLVLGSLLQAAAIVGVALATDPGVFIAAAALAGLGFGLVEAAGSVAAKAASTGSATGVLSALMGTVAVCAAVTPLVVALGAGARPALALLATVPVATVAVLAGASTLARATEAPARRDARSLLVLLPFALALPLYVGVETVLSGWSAVIPERALAIEPATAALGTSAFWALMAVGRFGAAALRRAAVPPLALLATATGAAAVLLVLAGELLGEQPVAALLILAVVVVLLAPSYGLILGLALDRLDPARSAAVTGALVACGAVGGTFVPTLVLLIGRDPASSVTFLVSAVLCAVIPVLMLVASHSGRAVPALR, from the coding sequence ATGAGCGCGAGCCGACTCCGCGTCGGGCTGTTCACGGCGTTCGGCGGCCTCGGCGTGACCGCGGCGTTCGTCCCGGCCGTCCTTCCGTCCGCAGAGCACGCGACGGACGCCGACCTGAGTGCCGCCGTGCCCGTCCTCTTCGCGGGACTCCTCGTGGGCGTGCTGCTGTCGGGCCCGCTCCTGGTGCGCCGACCGCCCCGGACGACGCTCGTGCTGGGCAGCCTCCTGCAGGCGGCCGCCATCGTCGGTGTCGCCCTCGCGACGGATCCGGGCGTCTTCATCGCGGCCGCCGCGCTCGCGGGGCTCGGGTTCGGTCTCGTCGAGGCCGCGGGCTCCGTGGCAGCCAAGGCCGCCAGCACGGGGAGCGCGACCGGGGTGCTGAGCGCCCTGATGGGCACGGTCGCCGTGTGCGCCGCCGTCACACCGCTCGTGGTCGCGCTCGGGGCCGGCGCCCGTCCGGCCCTGGCGCTGCTCGCGACCGTACCCGTGGCGACCGTCGCGGTGCTCGCCGGCGCCAGCACTCTCGCCCGTGCGACCGAGGCCCCGGCGCGACGGGATGCACGCTCCCTGCTCGTCCTCCTCCCCTTCGCGCTGGCTCTGCCCCTCTACGTCGGCGTGGAGACCGTCCTGTCGGGCTGGTCGGCCGTGATCCCGGAGCGGGCGCTCGCGATCGAGCCCGCCACCGCCGCCCTCGGCACCTCGGCCTTCTGGGCGCTGATGGCCGTCGGCCGCTTCGGCGCCGCCGCTCTCCGGCGCGCGGCGGTTCCGCCGCTCGCCCTGCTGGCGACCGCGACGGGGGCTGCCGCCGTCCTCCTGGTGCTCGCCGGCGAGCTCCTCGGCGAGCAGCCGGTCGCGGCGCTGCTCATCCTGGCCGTCGTGGTGGTCCTGCTGGCCCCGAGCTACGGCCTCATCCTCGGACTCGCGCTCGACCGACTCGATCCGGCCCGCAGCGCCGCGGTCACCGGGGCGCTCGTGGCCTGCGGCGCGGTCGGCGGCACGTTCGTCCCGACGCTCGTCCTGCTGATCGGGCGCGACCCGGCGTCGAGCGTCACGTTCCTCGTGTCCGCCGTGTTGTGCGCGGTCATCCCCGTGCTCATGCTCGTGGCGTCGCACTCCGGGCGCGCCGTCCCGGCGTTGCGGTGA